CCGTGTAGCCGAACCCCGTGGCTACAAGGGCTTGCTCAGTGTCAGTGACATGGGAAGCCTGCAGTGGTGCAGTCTTGCCGTTGCGCCTCACGCTCGCCCCTTCGCCGCGAGCGCCAAGGTACAACTCCCCTGTAGCAACGTTGAGCACAGCGCCCGCGACCAACTCACCATGGATGGCGACACCAATCGACACCGCATAGACAGGAAGGCCGTACAGAAAATTCACCGTTCCATCGATGGGGTCAACGATCCACTGCACGCCGCTTGTCGATGACTTATCCGCGCCTTCTTCACCAACGATTCCGTCCAACGGCCTCTCCGCCGATATCCGCCCCACGATGTACTTTTCTGAAGCCTTGTCCACAACTGTCACCGGATCCACAATGGAAGACTTCGTATCCGCATCAAGTCGGTCCTCTCCTGCAAGCTCCGCTCGTTGGGTGCGGACCAGCTCGCCTGCCCCAAGGGCGATATCGCAGGCAAGGTCTCGGAATTCTGCTGGGGTGAAGACTTGGGAAACAGTTTCGCTCATAGCCACCATTGTGCACCCAGAGTTTCCAATCGGCAGTGGATTCTTGGCTGCAACATCGTCGTAACATAGACGGCCTTGTTTTTGTATGGTTGTGGTTATGAGCAACGAGTCAATCGGTTTGGGAATCGATATCGGTGGATCCGGCGTCAAGGGCGCCCTAGTCAACTTAGACACAGGCGAATTTGTCGGTGATCGCATCAAGATCGCCACTCCGAAGCCCTCTACCCCAGAGGCTGTGGCTGACGTGGTCGCTGACATTGTCCATCAGAAAGAATGGAACGGCCCCGTTGGCATCTGCATGCCTTCAGTGATCAAGAACCAGACTGCGTTGTCTGCAGCGAATATCGACAAGTCGTGGATCGGTGTCAACGTCCACGACCTTTTCACCAAGCGGCTCGAGGGCCGCAAAGTTGCGGTGCTTAACGACGCCGACTCAGCAGGCCTAGCCGAAGTAGCCTACGGTCACGAGAACGCACGCCAGGGTTCCGTCATCTTCTTAACGTTTGGCACCGGAATCGGATCCGCCTTCTTCATGAACGGAACCC
The Corynebacterium breve genome window above contains:
- a CDS encoding inositol monophosphatase family protein, producing the protein MSETVSQVFTPAEFRDLACDIALGAGELVRTQRAELAGEDRLDADTKSSIVDPVTVVDKASEKYIVGRISAERPLDGIVGEEGADKSSTSGVQWIVDPIDGTVNFLYGLPVYAVSIGVAIHGELVAGAVLNVATGELYLGARGEGASVRRNGKTAPLQASHVTDTEQALVATGFGYTARRREAQAQILTTLLPKVRDIRRMGAAALDLCRVAEGHVDAYYEHGLHPWDYAAGAVIAREAGCGVVVPELDVSGVEGRLVVVTAPGITNNFRALVEESGASQNLPH
- the ppgK gene encoding polyphosphate--glucose phosphotransferase; this translates as MSNESIGLGIDIGGSGVKGALVNLDTGEFVGDRIKIATPKPSTPEAVADVVADIVHQKEWNGPVGICMPSVIKNQTALSAANIDKSWIGVNVHDLFTKRLEGRKVAVLNDADSAGLAEVAYGHENARQGSVIFLTFGTGIGSAFFMNGTLFPNTELGHMLVGKQEAEHQASSAVKENEELGFKKWAKRVDTVLAEYEKLFSPSCFIVGGGISREHEKWVPRLTVETPVYPAELRNRAGIVGAAMAVDGDVTP